DNA sequence from the Pedobacter sp. W3I1 genome:
AACTGGCCGGTTTGCGGAATACAAAGATCGGTTTTGTTTTTCAGGCTTATAATTTGTTGCCCAGAACATCAGCATTAGAAAATGTAGAACTTCCATTGTTTTACAATAAAACGATTTCAGCAGAAGAACGAAAGGAAAGAGCCATCAAATCGCTCGAATCGGTAAAACTTGCCGAGCGTTTTGATCATACACCCAGTCAGCTTTCCGGTGGTCAGCAACAGCGTGTGGCTATAGCAAGGGCTTTGGTTAATCACCCGGTAATGATCTTAGCCGATGAAGCTACCGGAAATTTAGATACCCGAACCTCATACGAAATTATGGCGCTAATGCAGGAGTTAAATGCAGAAGGTAAAACCATCGTTTTTGTGACACACGAGCCTGATATTGCTGCTTTTAGTACCAGAACAATTATGCTGAGAGACGGGAAAGTCCAAAAGGATAGCATTAACCAAAATCAACGTTCTGCTAAGGAAGCACTTGCCAGTTTACCAGAATCTGATGATTATTAATTTGTAAGGACATGAGCATTATAAATTTATTAAAGATTGCCTTCAGAGCATTAAAAAGAAATAAGCTGCGTGCTTTTCTAACCATGCTTGGCATCATTATCGGTGTGGCAGCTGTAATTGCCATGATGGCCATTGGTGAAGGTTCGAAACAAAGTATCAGGTCCTCGCTATCAGGTATGGGTTCGAACATGATTACCATTATGCCTCAAAGTAACGAGCCTGGTGGTGTGCGTTTACAAGGAAGCAGTATTCAAACCTTAAAACTGGAAGATATTATTGCGATTCAAAAGCTGCAGTCTAAAAATATAAATGGTTTATCGCCGGTAGTTTCTACCAGTGGCCAAGCCATAAAAGGTGGCTACAACTGGCCAACTACCATTACAGGTGTAAGTCCGGATTATTTGAATATCCGCCAGTTGAAACTTCAGGATGGTATCTTATTTTCTGAGAATGATGTAAAAAGTTTTGCTAAAGTTTGTCTTTTAGGGAAAACCGTTATTGATAATCTATTTCCTGATGGAAGCAATCCGATCGGACAGATTATACGATTTAAAAATATTCCTTTCCAGGTGATCGGTATTTTGGAACCAAAAGGGCAAAGTAATTTCGGACAGGATCAGGACGATATTATCCTTGCCCCTTACACTACGGTGCAAAAAAGGATTACCGCAACCAATTACCTGCAAAGCATTTATGCATCTGCGACCACAGAAGCTTCGAGTGCGGCGGCAACAACCGAAATTTCGGATGCAGTGAGAGAAAGTCACAGGCTAACACCTGCAGAAAGCGATGATTTCCAAGTGCGTACACAAGCCGAATTAATTAGTACTATTAGCTCGACAAGCAGCATGTTAACCGTTCTTTTAACAGCAATAGCAGGTATTTCGCTGTTTATTGGTGGAATTGGCATCATGAATATTATGTACGTTTCGGTTACCGAACGTACCCGGGAAATTGGTCTGCGAATGTCTATTGGCGCACGTGGACAAGATGTTTTGATGCAGTTTTTAATAGAGGCAATTTTAATCAGTATCACGGGCGGTATTATCGGGGTGGTTCTAGGTGTAAGTTCAGCTTACCTGATCTCCTATTTCTTAAACTGGCCAATTTTAATTGCAGAGTCCTCAATCATTATTTCCTTTATTGTATGTGCCGTAACAGGTGTTTTCTTCGGATATTACCCGGCGAAAAAAGCATCAAATTTAGATCCGATCGATGCATTAAGATACGAGTAGCATCAAGCATTGGGGCGTTTAAGTTTGAGAGGTTAATGTCCCGATGCGCTACTCTATTTACATATAAGACCGGTCGTCATTCCCGCGCAGGCGTGAATCTTAAAATATTTTGCATTATGTCGCGAATAAATTCAGCATGACGAAACGCGTTAAAAAACAGAATAAATAATAACTTAGTGATGCAAAGCGCCAAACAAAAAATAATGACGATTAATTTCTCTAAAAAGTGGATAAAAGTAACCCTGCATATTCTGGTTTGGGTTGTTTTAATCACTTTGCCTTACATCATTAATATAAACAGAAGCCGCCCTCCTCACCCAATAAGCAGTTACGACGAAAACCAGTTCCTGCGATTAAATTTCATCAGTTACTTTTACTGGATTGCCATATTTTATTTAAATAATAAGGTTTTAATTCCATCATTTTTCTATAAAAAGAAATATTTGTGGTACGGCGTATCATTCTTTGCCTGTTTACTTTTAGCCATTACCATTCACTCCATACTATTCAGAATTTTACTGCCCAATTTTGATTTCAACCTCGGCAGAACGCTTTGGTTTAACACACCTACTTTTTTATTAACCATTGCCGCCAGTACCGCCTTTACTATGATCTCGGACCGGATCAGTGAAGAAAAAAGATCTTTGCAGCGCCAACAGGAGAACATGAAAACCGAACTTTCATTCCTGCGCTCGCAAATTAGCCCACACTTTATTTTTAATGTGTTAAATAACATTGTGGCACTGGTAAGACTGAAAAGCAATGAATTGGAGCCAACAGTAATGAAATTATCAGGACTGATGCAATACATGCTGTACGAAACAGATGAAGAAAAAGTATCCATTAAAACTGAAACAGAATACTTAAGGGCTTATATCGATTTGCAAAAACAACGTTTCGGCAAAAAAATAGCTATAGAAACAAACATTGATATTGAAAGTGAGTTTGATGAAATAGAACCCATGTTATTGATTCCATTTATCGAAAATGCTTTTAAACATGGTGTTGGGATGATCGAAGGTCCTAAAATACTTGTTGATTTAAAGACAGTAGATGGGCTTTTAACCTTTATTGTTAGAAACAAGTTTAATCCAGATGAAAACGAGGTAAAAGATGCTGCTTCGGGCATAGGTTTAACCAATGTGAGTAGGAGATTAAACTTACTTTATGGCAAAAACCATCAATTGGAAATAGATAAAAAAGATGGCTGGTTCAATGTAAACCTCACTATAATATTAACGGTATGATAAAATGTTTAGCCATTGATGATGAGCCTTTAGCCTTGCAATTACTGGCTGATAACATTAGCCGGATCCCGTTTTTGGAGTTGGTAGCCAGTTGCGACGATGCTTTTGTTGCTAATAAAATCATGCAGGAACAAGCTATAGATCTGATTTTTATTGATATCCAGATGCCTGGAATTACCGGACTGCAATTTATTCAGAGCCTGGTTAAAAAACCAATGGTGATTATCGTCACAGCCTATAAACAGTATGCTTTAGATGGTTTTGCGCTTGATGTGGTCGATTATTTAATGAAACCGGTATCGCTAGATCGCTTCATGAAAGCCTGCAACAAAGCCAAAGATCTGTACGAACTTAAACAGTCTGCTAAGCAATTCAACCTGCCCAAACAGGATTATATGTTTGTAAATGTGGGCTACAGTTTAATGAAGATTAACTTTAACGAAATTCTTTATGTGGAGGGTTTGAAAGATTATATTCAGATCCATACCGCAACCAGTCCGAAAGCGGCCGTAGTGCGCTCGAGCATGAAAAACATTGAAGAAGAACTGCCAGAGCATTTCGAAAGGATTCATAAATCATTTATTGTAAACATAAATAAGATAACAGCAATAAGAAAGAATTCATTATTTGTTGAGGACAAAGAGCTCCCGGTAAGCGACAGTTACAAACAGGTAATTGAAAAGTTGATCAAATAATTTCGTATTTTTGATTATAAAAATAATTGTTATGACTATAATCGCACATCCTAAAAATAAAAAGCAAGAGGCTGCAATTGAAGCTGTTCTGAAAGCCTTAAATGTTTCTTTTCAAAAGGAAGAGGAAAGCCCTTATAATCCCGAATTTGTAGCAAAAATAAAAGCAAGAGCTGTTAGTGCCGAAAGAGGCAATGTAACAAGAATTAAAGACCCTAAAAATATATGGGAAAGTATTTTATAGAAGTTGAAAAACTAGCAAAAAAGATTTAGAAACGCATTATAAATCTGGAGATAAAGCCTCAGTTAAAAGAATAAACCAAATTTTCGTCGAACTGTCAAAGCACCCAGAAATAGGGATTGGAAAACCTGAAAGATTAAAATTCGATTTATCTGGTTTCTGGTCAAGACAGATAAATCGAAAAGATAGGTTAATTTATAAAATAGAAGAAAATATAGTAACTGTTACAATA
Encoded proteins:
- a CDS encoding sensor histidine kinase, which produces MTINFSKKWIKVTLHILVWVVLITLPYIININRSRPPHPISSYDENQFLRLNFISYFYWIAIFYLNNKVLIPSFFYKKKYLWYGVSFFACLLLAITIHSILFRILLPNFDFNLGRTLWFNTPTFLLTIAASTAFTMISDRISEEKRSLQRQQENMKTELSFLRSQISPHFIFNVLNNIVALVRLKSNELEPTVMKLSGLMQYMLYETDEEKVSIKTETEYLRAYIDLQKQRFGKKIAIETNIDIESEFDEIEPMLLIPFIENAFKHGVGMIEGPKILVDLKTVDGLLTFIVRNKFNPDENEVKDAASGIGLTNVSRRLNLLYGKNHQLEIDKKDGWFNVNLTIILTV
- a CDS encoding LytTR family DNA-binding domain-containing protein; translation: MIKCLAIDDEPLALQLLADNISRIPFLELVASCDDAFVANKIMQEQAIDLIFIDIQMPGITGLQFIQSLVKKPMVIIVTAYKQYALDGFALDVVDYLMKPVSLDRFMKACNKAKDLYELKQSAKQFNLPKQDYMFVNVGYSLMKINFNEILYVEGLKDYIQIHTATSPKAAVVRSSMKNIEEELPEHFERIHKSFIVNINKITAIRKNSLFVEDKELPVSDSYKQVIEKLIK
- a CDS encoding ABC transporter ATP-binding protein, yielding MEQKILDIHDLKREFVMGDQTVRALKGVTFDIKAGEFVTIMGSSGSGKTTLLNILGCLDKPTEGSYLLDGVDVKSLNRDELAGLRNTKIGFVFQAYNLLPRTSALENVELPLFYNKTISAEERKERAIKSLESVKLAERFDHTPSQLSGGQQQRVAIARALVNHPVMILADEATGNLDTRTSYEIMALMQELNAEGKTIVFVTHEPDIAAFSTRTIMLRDGKVQKDSINQNQRSAKEALASLPESDDY
- a CDS encoding ABC transporter permease; this translates as MSIINLLKIAFRALKRNKLRAFLTMLGIIIGVAAVIAMMAIGEGSKQSIRSSLSGMGSNMITIMPQSNEPGGVRLQGSSIQTLKLEDIIAIQKLQSKNINGLSPVVSTSGQAIKGGYNWPTTITGVSPDYLNIRQLKLQDGILFSENDVKSFAKVCLLGKTVIDNLFPDGSNPIGQIIRFKNIPFQVIGILEPKGQSNFGQDQDDIILAPYTTVQKRITATNYLQSIYASATTEASSAAATTEISDAVRESHRLTPAESDDFQVRTQAELISTISSTSSMLTVLLTAIAGISLFIGGIGIMNIMYVSVTERTREIGLRMSIGARGQDVLMQFLIEAILISITGGIIGVVLGVSSAYLISYFLNWPILIAESSIIISFIVCAVTGVFFGYYPAKKASNLDPIDALRYE
- a CDS encoding DUF2683 family protein encodes the protein MIIKIIVMTIIAHPKNKKQEAAIEAVLKALNVSFQKEEESPYNPEFVAKIKARAVSAERGNVTRIKDPKNIWESIL
- a CDS encoding Txe/YoeB family addiction module toxin, with translation MNQIFVELSKHPEIGIGKPERLKFDLSGFWSRQINRKDRLIYKIEENIVTVTIISALGHYGDK